From one Plantibacter flavus genomic stretch:
- a CDS encoding protealysin inhibitor emfourin: MKVTVTRSGGVAGLTRRWEVVVDEQPDVDRWIVLLDRLPWDDTPQGPPVPDRYVYRIRCAPKEATLGEQQLTGPWQELVERVRAVQPPRD, encoded by the coding sequence ATGAAGGTCACGGTGACGAGGAGCGGCGGTGTAGCCGGTCTCACCCGACGCTGGGAGGTCGTCGTCGACGAGCAGCCCGACGTCGACCGGTGGATCGTCCTGCTCGACCGCCTCCCGTGGGACGACACCCCACAAGGACCACCGGTCCCGGATCGGTACGTCTACCGCATCCGATGCGCCCCCAAGGAGGCCACCCTCGGCGAGCAGCAGCTCACCGGTCCCTGGCAGGAACTCGTCGAACGGGTGCGCGCCGTCCAGCCGCCACGCGACTGA
- a CDS encoding LLM class flavin-dependent oxidoreductase, with protein MRLSILDLIPVRTDQDTAAALAATIALAKRADELGYHRYWVAEHHNMPSVASTNPAVVIGILAAATQRIRVGSGGVMLPNHAPLVVAEQFALLEASAPGRIDLGLGRAPGSDPVISAVLRQSGNTSDVDRFPNNVQDIVALLGVDGASVRMTSGEEYALRGTPKAGSVPDVWLLGSSDYSAALAAALGLPYVFAHHFSGQGTARALELYRSSFQPSAHLDAPRTFLTANAVVADTAAEAEALALPNLQQMARLRSGKPLGPIATVEEAAATEQSDLELGFVEQMRAAWIIGDADQAAAELQGLADRFGVDEVMVSPVGSAREGTPSNSAPARERTIELLAERFPQR; from the coding sequence ATGCGACTCTCGATACTGGATCTCATCCCCGTCCGCACCGACCAGGACACCGCGGCTGCCCTCGCAGCGACGATCGCCCTGGCGAAGCGCGCCGACGAGCTGGGGTACCACCGGTATTGGGTGGCCGAACACCACAACATGCCGTCCGTCGCATCGACGAACCCCGCGGTCGTCATCGGCATCCTGGCCGCCGCCACGCAGCGGATCCGGGTCGGCTCCGGCGGCGTGATGCTCCCGAACCACGCTCCGCTCGTCGTCGCCGAGCAGTTCGCGCTCCTCGAGGCCTCCGCGCCCGGCCGCATCGATCTCGGCCTCGGCCGGGCACCGGGCAGCGACCCGGTCATCTCCGCCGTGCTCCGCCAGTCCGGCAACACGAGCGACGTCGACCGGTTCCCGAACAACGTGCAGGACATCGTCGCCCTCCTCGGCGTCGACGGCGCGAGCGTGCGGATGACCTCCGGCGAGGAGTACGCCCTGCGGGGGACGCCGAAGGCCGGCAGCGTGCCGGACGTGTGGTTGCTCGGATCGAGCGACTACTCGGCGGCGCTCGCCGCGGCACTCGGGTTGCCCTACGTCTTCGCGCACCACTTCTCCGGCCAGGGGACGGCTCGGGCCCTCGAGCTCTACCGGTCCAGTTTCCAGCCGTCCGCCCATCTCGACGCGCCGCGCACCTTCCTGACCGCGAACGCCGTGGTCGCCGACACGGCCGCCGAGGCGGAAGCGTTGGCGCTCCCGAACCTGCAGCAGATGGCGCGACTGCGCTCCGGCAAGCCGCTCGGACCCATCGCGACCGTCGAAGAGGCTGCCGCCACCGAGCAGAGCGATCTCGAGCTCGGCTTCGTCGAGCAGATGCGCGCTGCCTGGATCATCGGCGACGCCGACCAGGCTGCGGCAGAGCTGCAGGGTCTCGCCGACCGCTTCGGTGTCGACGAGGTCATGGTGTCGCCCGTCGGGTCGGCACGGGAGGGCACGCCGTCGAACTCGGCGCCCGCACGTGAGCGGACGATCGAACTGCTGGCGGAGCGCTTCCCGCAGCGCTGA
- a CDS encoding YdeI/OmpD-associated family protein codes for MGRHADVGAAPLSATGTVVRLRPDLEEAIDDAGRLSFFRGLPNSAQRELATWVERSDDAHRDARIEAVIELLAQRAMELRTAAPARTAGGQRR; via the coding sequence ATGGGCAGACACGCTGATGTGGGAGCCGCGCCGCTCTCGGCGACCGGCACGGTGGTGCGGCTGCGGCCTGACCTCGAGGAGGCGATCGACGACGCCGGTCGATTGTCGTTCTTCCGCGGCCTGCCGAACAGCGCACAGCGGGAACTCGCGACGTGGGTGGAGCGATCCGACGACGCGCACCGGGATGCACGGATCGAAGCGGTCATCGAGTTGCTCGCTCAGCGGGCCATGGAGCTCCGGACGGCCGCTCCGGCGCGAACCGCGGGTGGTCAGCGGCGCTGA
- a CDS encoding pyrimidine dimer DNA glycosylase/endonuclease V, translating to MRLWSIHPRYFDAQALTSSWREGLIAQRVLQEPGSSLRAHPQLQRFLEADEPLEAIAAYLNGVADEAQERDIVFDRARVVASGVLRDPLVVTDGQLDYEWGNLRRHLLGRSPDVASRWAKVWRPQPHPVFVVVGGGVASWELA from the coding sequence ATGCGTCTCTGGTCGATCCATCCCCGGTACTTCGACGCCCAGGCGCTGACGTCGTCCTGGCGTGAAGGGCTGATTGCCCAACGGGTCCTGCAGGAGCCAGGATCAAGTCTCCGTGCACACCCGCAGCTCCAGCGCTTCCTCGAGGCCGACGAACCGTTGGAGGCGATCGCGGCCTATCTCAACGGGGTCGCCGACGAGGCGCAGGAGCGCGACATCGTCTTCGACCGCGCGCGGGTCGTCGCCTCCGGCGTCCTCCGGGACCCCCTCGTCGTGACCGACGGTCAGCTCGACTACGAATGGGGCAACCTGCGGCGGCACCTGCTCGGACGCAGCCCGGACGTCGCGTCCCGATGGGCGAAGGTCTGGCGACCGCAGCCGCACCCGGTGTTCGTCGTCGTCGGCGGTGGCGTCGCCTCGTGGGAACTCGCCTGA